One region of Centropristis striata isolate RG_2023a ecotype Rhode Island chromosome 3, C.striata_1.0, whole genome shotgun sequence genomic DNA includes:
- the LOC131968750 gene encoding uncharacterized protein LOC131968750 → MSEPQSPVTTLAQMLAEVAAMSRDQAALNRQQLAALQFQAEKQAELLEVMVNRVGGASSAPSLAGVTLQRMAAHDDPQTYLEMFEATATACNWPEEEWAVRLLPLLSGEAQTAALALPGPSRCRFGDIKRAVLDRLGFSAEDQRRRFRGTKLGPADRPFVYAQQLKDAATRWLQPGSSAGEARLLEAVVLEQFVEGLPTATSDWVRCHRPADLAAAITLAEDHLAVLSWGRAHEGRPASPVRPIPAPRRRPVPGPQPSTAARPSPRPRTNPPSLFYPSQAPAATGAALDPQRVPQAAGQECWRCGQPGHFRRECPLMEVGQVVRVVGPPAPSPGLGGTYSVP, encoded by the exons ATGTCGGAGCCACAATCGCCAGTGACCACGCTGGCGCAGATGCTGGCGGAGGTGGCAGCTATGAGCCGGGACCAGGCAGCGCTCAACAGACAACAACTGGCCGCTCTCCAGTTCCAGGCGGAGAAACAAGCGGAGCTGCTGGAGGTGATGGTGAATCGTGTTGGGGGGGCGTCGTCAGCCCCCTCGCTCGCTGGTGTCACGCTCCAGAGGATGGCGGCCCATGATGACCCCCAGACGTACCTGGAGATGTTTGAGGCGACGGCGACGGCGTGCAACTGGCCGGAGGAGGAGTGGGCTGTGCGCCTGCTTCCCCTGCTGTCGGGAGAGGCGCAGACGGCGGCCCTCGCCCTACCCGGACCCTCCCGGTGCCGGTTCGGGGACATCAAGCGGGCAGTCCTGGACCGTTTGGGGTTCTCCGCAGAAGACCAGCGGCGCAGGTTCCGGGGGACCAAGCTGGGTCCCGCGGATCGACCATTCGTCTACGCACAGCAGCTGAAGGATGCGGCGACCAGGTGGCTTCAGCCGGGGAGCTCTGCGGGCGAGGCGCGGCTGCTGGAAGCCGTTGTTTTGGAGCAGTTTGTGGAGGGGCTCCCAACGGCCACCTCGGACTGGGTGCGCTGCCACCGCCCTGCGGATCTGGCGGCTGCCATAACTCTGGCGGAGGACCACTTGGCTGTTCTCTCCTGGGGCCGGGCACATGAGGGTCGGCCAGCCTCTCCCGTCCGTCCCATACCGGCGCCCCGCAGGAGACCGGTGCCGGGTCCCCAGCCCTCCACGGCCGCTAGACCCTCTCCTCGCCCGCGCACTAatcctccctctcttttctaTCCTTCCCAGGCTCCAGCCGCTACGGGCGCTGCTCTCGACCCACAGAGGGTTCCTCAGGCGGCAGGGCAGGAATGCTGGAGGTGTGGACAACCCGGACACTTCCGCCGAGAGTGTCCACTCATGGAGGTCGGTCAAGTGGTCCGGGTTGTCGGACCTCCAGCACCCTCCCCCGGTCTAGGAGGGACGTACAGCGTTCCG TAG